CCTCACCTTGGTCTTTTCCTTTCCCAAAGTGACAACCTATTTCAGGACGCGACCGCAATCCTCTGTCCGTTCGTCACCACACTCCCGCCGGAACGTAGCGTTCCCGTTCCCGGCACCGTGGTGATCATGACGGCAGCCAAGGCGTTGGCCGGAGCGTCGTTTGGATCGGTGAAGCCAAAGTCCGCCGTCGCGAACGTGTATGGCGTGTCTTCCACCGTGGTCACCGTGTTGGAGGTGCCTACGGGGGCGTGGTTGACAACGGGTGTCACCTCGAACGTGTTGGTCACATTGGGGGCGGCGTTCCAGTCCGTGTCACCTGCCTGCGAGGCCACGATACTGACGATGCCCGTCCCGCTGAAGGTCAGGTTCGTGCCGCCTGTAATGATTGCCGGACCGCCATTGGTTGTGAATGTCACGCTCAGGCCCGAGGTGGCCGTCGCCACCAGCCCAACGTGGTTGGTGGTCAACTGGTCGCCGATGTCCGGAAAGGTGATCGTCTGATCGGCCTTGGAAACCGTCAGAGTGGCGACAAGGCTGGTTGCACTGCCATAGGGACTGGCAACCATCACGGCGTAACTGCCGGCGTCGCTCAGGGCCGCACCGGAGATCGTGTAAGTCACATTCGTGGCGCTCACGACATTGGTGCCGTTCTTTTGCCATTGATAGGTGAACGGACTGTCGCCAGTGACAGCGGCCATGAAGTTGGTCGACTGACCGAACGTAACCGTCCGGTTGGATACGGACACCGCCGGCAAGGCGACTGCGATTGCCAGAGAATGGCAAGCCGTCGGTGCTTTGGCCATTACAGCGGCCAGCAGGTTTCCAGAGACCTGCACCGGCCGATTGGTATCGGTCATCGTGCCGTTGCCCAACTGGCCATCGATATTGTTGCCCATGCCCCACAGTGTGCCGTCCGCCTTCACAAACAGGGAGTTATTCTGGCCGCCGGCCACGGCCGCTACGTTGCTCGCCACCTGAATTGGCCGGTTGGTGGGATCACCCGTCGCGCCATTGCCTAGCTGGCCTTTAGTATTGTTGCCCACGGCCCAGAGCGTCCTGTCCGCTTTCACAAACAGGGAGTGAGAATAGCCGCCGCCCGCCGCCACCACGTTGCTGGCCACCTGTACAGGCCGGTTCGTGGAACCACCCGTCGTGCCGTTGCCCAACTGGCCGGAGTTATTCTCGCCCATGGCCCACAGCGTGCCGTCCGCCTTCACAAACTGGGAAAACGCATTGCCCCCGGCGGCCGCCGCCACGTTGCTGGCCACCTGAACAGGCCGGTTCGTGGAACCACCCGTCGTGCCATTGCCCAGTTGGCCGTAGTCATTGGCGCCCATGGCCCACAGCGTGCCGTCCGCTTTCACAAACAGGGAGTGAGAATAGCCGGCTGCCGCCGTCACCACGTTGCTCGCCACCTGTACCGGCTGGTTGGTGTCGGCTGTCGTGCCGTTGCCCAGCTGGCCAGAGCCATTGGCACCCATGGCCCAGAGCGTGCCGTCTGCTTTCACAAACAGGGAATGAGAAAAGCCGCCAGCCACCGCCAGCACGTTGTCCGCCACCTGAACAGGCCGGTTCGTGGAACCACCCGTCGTGCCGTTGCCCAACTGGCCAGAGCCATTGTAGCCCATGGCCCACAGCGTGCCGTCCGCCTGCACAAACAGAGAATGACTCCAGCCGCCAGCCACCGCCACCACATTGTTCGCCACTAGAGCAGGCCGGTTCGTGGGACCACCCGTCGTGCCGTTGCCCAGCTGGCCGGAACCATTGCTGCCCCAAGCCCGCAGCGGCGCATTGGGCACGCTCAGGCTGGCCGGCAGACTGATAGACATTCCGACCGAGTTTGTGATCACCACAGAGTAACTGCCGCTATCGGTGAACTTGAAGGAAGAAATACTCAACGTACTGTTCGTCTGACCGGAAAGGATGACTCCGTCCTTGATCCATTTGTAGACAAACGGCCCTGTGCCGCTGTTGCTGACGCTCAGACTGGCCAGCTGGTCAACCGCGACCACCGCGCTCACCGGCTGGGCTGTGATGACGGGGGTAGTTGCGACCGGCCCCGAACCCGCGAGTTTGACCGTGTAGGCCCCGGAGGCCGAGTTGTTGATGACCAGCGAGACGGAGTTGCTGCCGCTGGCGGGCGGGAGGTAAATCACCTTGAAGGGCGTCTTTGCTCCATACAAAACTGACGAGGGGATGCCGGTGAAAGTAAAGCCCGGTCCGTTCGTGGTCCAACTGCTGATGGTGAGCGGTGTCCCGTCCCCATCGTTACTGACATACAGCGTGTTGGTGTAGGCGTTCCCCGGCACGCACGCCCCGAAGTCTGTACCGTTGACCTTGCTGGCCGCCGCGCTGCTGACGATGGTCGTGGTTCCGTTTGTGGCCCATACCGTGATGGTTGCTCCGCCCGACGTTGCCATCGTGGCTTGCGGCAGCAGCAGGCTGAGACAGAAAGCGACCCCGGCCAAGGGAAGGCCTATGCAACGAGTATAAAACGCGTGAACCGATAACCGTCCGGGCATGTTTGTCATAAAGACCTTTCTCTAAAAAAACGGAAAATTGATCACACGATTGCGAAGTCGCATGTCAGAAGCGTTAATTGATACCAGTATTGAATACTTTTGTATGCAAGCCATGTGGCTGGTTTTTGTGTAAGGAACGCCTTACAGGAATGGGGTTTTGTAGGCGCTACCCTTTTTTAAGTCGTCGGGAATGCTTCACCGATCACACAAAGCATGTTCCGAGTGAAGGTACTCCATGCGTGGAGTAGGCCAATGATGACGTAGATCAAACGGGGCGGTACGCGAGCTTTATCTTAAAGGGCGCATTACCGAGTTATAACTCTCGCTTGGGAATGAACTTGAAATGATGTTGGACAAGAATTGATTCATTGTGGGAGGGGCGCTACGCGCCGCGACAGGCTCAACGGGGCGACTGAGCAGTCAAGTTCGCCGCGCATAGCGCGCCTCCCACAAGAAGAGCAATCAATTGAAATACTCATGGCGCCCCCCGTCATTCCTTGATCGCGATCTTCATATCCTTTTTCCACCCCTTGTCATCAGTCCAAACATTCCCATGATCGTCGCGATACTCAAACGTGAATATGACGAGCCCCGCCCATTCCCCACTACTGCGGATGCGGCAATCAAGGATGAGCCCTCCGCAAAACGAAGGTCCACTCTTCTTCTTGTGAAAGAAAATTGAACCGCCTATGAGTGGCTTGGCGTCCGCTTCAGTGAGCGGCCAGAAACCGCTTTCCCACACCTTCCCCGCCGCACCCAGCTGACTCAAGTAGTTCCTTTTGTCATGCTCGATTACGTGGATACATTTGATTTCAGGTTTCATGGTGATGGATTCGACCCAACGGCTACCCTCGGTGCCCTACCGGTGTAGGACTGGGTTGTGTGGTGCTGGTGGTGCAAGGAGGCGGCACCACAATGATGATGGGCGGATGATGCTTTGAGATCTCGCTGATAAAGTCCAACACAACGGATGCCTTTTCCGCGAGATTCTCCAATTTCCCGTGTTCATCCTCTTTCGCCAGGATTTTAGCCTTGTCGTTGATCACGTTCAGGCGATCGACCAGTTTATCCATCTGGTTCAACGTTTCGCTTGTTTTAAGGACTACGTTTTTCGCATTCAACCACTCCGCTTCCGCTGCCTTGATTCTTTTCTTATCACCATCTGAGCGCGCGTCCTTCAGCGCGGCTTCCGCCTTAGCCAGTGCCTCACGCGCCGTGTCTGCAGTTTTCTGAGCCGCCTCACGGGCCGCCAAGCCCTTCTGGTAGATGGCCTCAATTTCATTCAAGTACTTGTCGTCCGGTTTCGCTGCGGGTGATTCCGGTTTTGCGTCTCTTGCCTCTGCAACGGCAGGCCCCAGAATGGTCCCAGCCAGCACCAGGACCACCAGGAGCGGTGCCAAATGCCGTTTCTTTACCCGGATCTCCTTTTGAAAAAGTCCCTCAATCAACATATCCTGAACAAAAACTTTAATGACAAAAAACATGAGCCCCTCTTTCCGTCAATTAATAGATTAGGTATACAATGACTCCCTTTTTATTGTTACACGCAAACCCGGATTGTCACTAAAGTCGTGTCCTGAAAATTGCGTAAGCCATTGCCTACACAATGGTAAAGACGTGGGCAGCGCAAAAGACCCTGGCTTCGTAGTTGAAAGGATTTATTTAGGATTAACAGTAGGCCTCGTTGGTGTATAGTCTGAGCTTCCTTATGAATCTGTATCTGATTATATCCATTTCCGGAGGCATGCTCCTGCTCATCGCACTGGCGTGGAACTGCCGTCAGGCGCTGACCAAGGTATTGTGTCGGGGACGCCTCACCGCCCTGACAGAGGAGATTGCGAGGGCCAGACAGGTTCAGGACGAGTTACGCCAGGAAAATCAGAACCTCAGTGCTGTGATCGCCAGTCGAGAGGCAGAACTACGGGAGGCGGTCAGGTCCGCACTGAGCTCAACTGAAGACGAGATGCGACGCGTCGGGCAGGAAATCCACGATAGTCTTTGTCAGGAACTGGTCGGTCTGCTCCGGATGGCCGAGAACCTCGGCTCTCAACAGTCGCCCCTTATGACCGAGCAGATCGCCTATGCCCTGCAAGTCGCCCGGGGCATCTCCTATAATCTGACGTTGCACGAATTGGAGTCTCAATCCCTGCCGGATGCGCTAGCCCTGTTCGTCAGTCGATTCAATGGTCTCCCGGGCACCCTGCTGGAGCTTAACTGTGATGCCGACCTGATGACCTTCACCCAGGAGGAGTCCAGGCACATCTACCGGGTGATCCGGGAGGCGGTGGTAAACGCCATCCGCCACGGCAAGGCCCGGCACATCTGGATCGACCTGGTATTGGAAGGGCGGCAAATCATCGTCTCGGTATCCAATGATGGAGCCCCGTTACCCGCCGCCTCCGCCCAGGTGCAGGGGATGGGTCTTAAGCAAATTATGATGCGCGCCAACTTATTGGATGCCCGGTTCACCTTGACCACCAATAAACTAGGGAAAACCATTGCGGAACTGGTCATTCCGGCCGACCAACTGGAGAAAGACCTGTGGGCACGACGGTAAAAGGGGCGTGCCTCCCTACATCATCAGATGCTGGATCAGGATCTTGAGGCCGATGCCGATGAGAACTAACCCGCCGAAGATTTCGATTTTCTTTTCGAAGAAATGCCCGAAGGCATCCCCGATATAAACGCCCGCCAGACAAAGGGCAAAGGTGACGGAGCCAATCAGGACGATCGGGGTGATGATCGCCACCTTGATCATGGCAAAGGTGACCCCCACGGCCAGGGCATCAATACTGGTGGCAATGCCTAACACGAGTAGAACAGCGATTTTAAGCGGATTGTCGGCCTCCTCAGCCCCTTCCAGCTGAAACGCCTCGTAGATCATCTTCCCACCAATGATGCTTAACAATACGAAGGCGATCCAGTGATCTACATTGCAAAGCACTTGCTGGAGCCCGAGTCCGGCAAGCCAGCCGATGACCGGCATCACCGCCTGAAAGCCGCCAAAGGTCAGGGCAATCAGGAGGGCATGCTTGAGCCGGAGATTTTTGATGGCAATGCCGCTGGTAACAGAGACCGCAAAGGCATCCATCGCCAACCCGATAGACAAGAGCAGGATTTCAATCAGACTCATATAATGTCCAATAGGGCCTCAAACGTGTCACAGCGCCGCGTGGGGGTTTCATTACCAGGCGTCCCATACCCATAGGTGACAAACACACTGTTAGCCCCGGCACGGCGGGCCGCTTCCAGATCCGTGTAATTGTCCCCTACCACCCAGGTATTCTCCGGCGCGACCCCGGCGCTCCCCATCAGGCTCTCAATCATGTCAGGCGCCGGTTTTAACACCGGACAACGTCCCGCCGCCATCACGGCCATAAACCAATCGAAAATCCCCAGGTGAGTCAGGATCAAATCGCAGGATTCCGCCGGTTTGTTGGTCGCCACCGCCAGACGATACCCCCGCTCACGCAAACGCGCGAGCCCCTCATGCACTCCGGGGTAAAGCGCCGTTTTCTCAACGGCATGCGCCAGGTAAAGCGGCATCTGCACCTTCAAGGCGTCATCCACATCAATCCCGGTTCCCTCCAGCGCTCGGGTAACCAGCATTTTCACGCCATTGCCCACAAACCCCCTGATGGTCTCGAGCGCCAACGCAGGCAGCCCGAAATGAGCGCGCATCAGATTGACCGCCGTCGCCAGATCCATGCAGGAATCCACCAGAGTTCCATCCAGGTCAAAAATAATTAATTTTCCAGGTTCCACGTCGAACTCCCTGTCTCGCCTCTAACCCAGGTTCAACTTCACGATCTGTTTTTCAATCAACCGGATATGCCGCTGCTCCTCTTCGCATAAACCTTCCGCCAGCTCACGAATGAGGGGCGTTTTGACATGATCCCGCACCGAAGCATAAAAATCATGCGCCGCATGTTCTCGCTTAAGCGCCTCTTGAAGGATCTCCATGGGCGTCGCCAATCCATAATTCAAGTCCATATTCCCCCTTTTCCGGCCGGGGCCGGATGTGATTCGTCAGGTCGAACGCGCAAACACCGTCACCCCCAGCACAATCAGAATGCATCCAACCGCCATCCCTGCCACCCCTGCCAGCCGGCAGCGCGCGTCCGTTCCACACCAGCGTTCTACCGCGTGCCGGAACCGGTAGGGAGACAGCACTAACATCGTCCCCGCCACCACCCAGACATACGCCAACCCCGCCAACAGCCAGGTCGCCCGGGAGGCCGAAAGGCATTGGATGCTCAAGACCGGGTTGGCGACCAGTAACAGCAGTCCACCCAAGGCGCGCGGAGCAAGCAGTTCATTCATAAACATCAGGACCAGGCCGATAACCACTGGGGTAAGAATCCAAAGCAGCCATTTATAATCCCCGATGAAATTTCCCAAGGGCATGTTATTGACCTCCCACGCGGACCAGACTAACGCCATGGCGGCCAGAACGGCCCCTATCCAGAAATTACGGGGAAACGCCTTGAAGCCCTTCCTGACAAGCTGCGGGGCCACGACCAGGGGCAGATGCCCCCCCACATAGATGACTCCCATCCAAAGCGATAATTCCGATAATGACATCATGACGTCTTAACCTCGATTAGTGATCCGTATAACGTTTGAGCCCCAACCTTTTCAATATGGACGCTGACTATATCACCCACCCGCACCTCTTCGCTAGGGTCAAATATGGTGATTTTATTCGTGCTCGACCGGCCGGCCCAGCGCTCCTTATTCCTCAAGCTGGGCCCCTCCACCAACACCTCAACGGTCGTTCCGATGCAAGCCCGGTTGAGGCCCTCGCCCAGCACATCCTGATCGGCCAGAATGATGTGATTACGCCGCAATTTCTCTTCAGCCGACACATCATCCTCCATGTCGGCGGCCGGGGTCCCCTCGCGCGGGGAGTACTTGAAAATGAACGCATTATCAAACTGGGCGGCCGCCATCAACCGGCGCGTGGCCTCAAAGTCCTCCTGCGTCTCACCCGGAAACCCGACAATCACATCCGAGGTCAGCGCCAGGGTGGGCACGGACTCCCTCAGTCGGCGTACAGCGGCAAGATAGTCGTCCGCCGTATACCCGCGACGCATCAGTTTCAGGATCCGGTCAGAGCCTGATTGAACGGGAAGATGGAGATGGTCGCATACCCCCGGGATCTCGCCCATGGCCCGGGCGATTTCAGCACTGCAGCCGGTGGGATGCCCGGACGTAAAGCGAATCCGGCGGATCCCAGGCACCTGGCTCACCGCCTCCAATAACCGCGGGAGAGGCTCCACGAAGCCCCGTTCCGACCGGTGCGCCTCGGCCCACACCGGATTCTTTTTCCCATAAGACATCACACTCTGGCCCAACAGGGTGATTTCACGGCATCCCTGTTCCGCCAAGGCCCTGACTTCCCGCAACACGCTTTCCGCAGGGCGGCTCCATTCTGCACCGCGCACCGTGGGCACAATGCAATAGGCACAATGGCGGTCGCAGCCCAATAAAATATTCACGTACGCCGAAAGCGAGCCGCCCAGATGTCCGGCGAGCGCCTCGGCTTCCCGGTCGGCCTCCCCGGTGTCCACCAGGGGCCCGTGCCCGGCCGCCACCGCCTCGATCATGGCCGGCAGGGCATTCAACCGGTGCGTGCCCACCGCCAGATCCAGCCCCTTGACCTTTTTGAGGATCTCCGGGCCCAGCCGCTGCACCATACACCCCACGGCCCCGACCATCAGGCCGGGCCGCTCCCGTTTTTCCACCGCCATCAGCCGGAGTTTTCCCAGCGCCTTTTCCTCGGCCTTTCCCCGGATACTGCAGGTGTTGACCAGAATGACATCCGCCTCCGCTTCACTGGACGACAATTGATATCCATGCCGGACTAGCAGGGCGCCGATCGCCTCGCTGTCGCGCTCATTCATCTGGCACCCATAGGTTTTGATATGAACGGTTCGCACTCGATTATCTGATGGTCTCATCATTCAGTCCTTCTTGAAATGGGACACAGGGCGCCATTCCGGTTTCTCAAACGTTCCGGTCAAGGCATACCCGCCCGGCCACGCCGGCGCGAGCAACGAAAATGCAGCCCGCCCCCTGGCATTGGTGTTTTTTGATAGAGCCGGGGTGATCAGCCAGTTCAATGAGCCATCAAGCCCGCACCCCCCCTTTGCCGCAAGCTCCACCGGACCGGCTTCAATCACCAGATCCTGGCTGGTAATGTGATGATCACCAAGGGCAAATGAGAATCGGGCTTCGGCCGGCAGATCCGCCAGATCCAGTCCGCGTGATGCCGCCCCCCACTCCTGCACCCATCGGGACGTCAGGGGACTTTTCAGCAGCCGGGCCTCACGCAGGGTTAATGCCCCCTGCCCCACCAGGTTCGAGCCAATCCCGCCAATCTCGAGATTCCCGAAGAGCTTCCCCCCCACACGCCATACGGGATTCGTGCTGACCCACTGCAGCAATTCATCCGTGTCGGCATTGATGATTTCCGCCTTCACGTCCGTGGTCCAATGCGCGCCTGATTTATCCGACACCATGGTGGCGCCGCCCCCGACAAACCCGCCGCCGATATTCCCCCGGAAGTCAGAAAACGAATGGGTAAACCCGCGATTTTTATAATCGAAAGAATAATTACTGACCGTCATCCCCTGATAACCGATTTTAGTCCCCTCCACCCGCGCCTCGACTTCAGACTGTTCCGGACAGGAATATCCCATCCGCCCTGTTGCCACCAGTCGGGCCCCCTCCTCAAAATTCCAGGGGGCAAGCAGGGACTCTTTCATGCCCACCAGCCGGAGCACCGATGACAAACTGACTTCTGATCGCACCTGGAAATCAGACGTGCCGGAATTAAAATCAAATGACACCTGTCCACTCGCCTGCCGCCCGCCAATCGTGAGGCTGAAGGGATCCAAACGCAGCCGGTTCGTGCCATTGCCAATCACCACCTCACCATTGATGTTGGCAAAGCCAATGACCGCGCCCCGATAGGCATAATTCGACGCTTGAAACCGGCCTCTGGCCAGCACGGAAAGGCCGGGTTTGGAACCGATGTCGAAGGTCAGTTCCAGCCGGGGAGGGACGGTCGGAAACGAGAACCGTTCCAACTCCCCAACCGCCTGCGGGTAAAACACCTTGCAGACAGGAATCAAGGCACGGGGGTCGAACGACGTGGCCAACCGGCCTGTCAGCGTGCCCTCAGGCCGCCAGGCCAGTGCGCCATCAATCCTGCCGGAATGCAGTTCCCGTCCTATTTTACCGGAGAGTCGCGGCAACGAGACGCCTGCTTCATTGACCTGGACGGAGGCCCTGACCTGATCCACCCAAACGCCCATGACATCAAAATTAAAAAAGGCGACCTCCAGGTCAATCTGGT
The bacterium genome window above contains:
- a CDS encoding immunoglobulin domain-containing protein; translated protein: MTNMPGRLSVHAFYTRCIGLPLAGVAFCLSLLLPQATMATSGGATITVWATNGTTTIVSSAAASKVNGTDFGACVPGNAYTNTLYVSNDGDGTPLTISSWTTNGPGFTFTGIPSSVLYGAKTPFKVIYLPPASGSNSVSLVINNSASGAYTVKLAGSGPVATTPVITAQPVSAVVAVDQLASLSVSNSGTGPFVYKWIKDGVILSGQTNSTLSISSFKFTDSGSYSVVITNSVGMSISLPASLSVPNAPLRAWGSNGSGQLGNGTTGGPTNRPALVANNVVAVAGGWSHSLFVQADGTLWAMGYNGSGQLGNGTTGGSTNRPVQVADNVLAVAGGFSHSLFVKADGTLWAMGANGSGQLGNGTTADTNQPVQVASNVVTAAAGYSHSLFVKADGTLWAMGANDYGQLGNGTTGGSTNRPVQVASNVAAAAGGNAFSQFVKADGTLWAMGENNSGQLGNGTTGGSTNRPVQVASNVVAAGGGYSHSLFVKADRTLWAVGNNTKGQLGNGATGDPTNRPIQVASNVAAVAGGQNNSLFVKADGTLWGMGNNIDGQLGNGTMTDTNRPVQVSGNLLAAVMAKAPTACHSLAIAVALPAVSVSNRTVTFGQSTNFMAAVTGDSPFTYQWQKNGTNVVSATNVTYTISGAALSDAGSYAVMVASPYGSATSLVATLTVSKADQTITFPDIGDQLTTNHVGLVATATSGLSVTFTTNGGPAIITGGTNLTFSGTGIVSIVASQAGDTDWNAAPNVTNTFEVTPVVNHAPVGTSNTVTTVEDTPYTFATADFGFTDPNDAPANALAAVMITTVPGTGTLRSGGSVVTNGQRIAVAS
- a CDS encoding ATP-binding protein translates to MNLYLIISISGGMLLLIALAWNCRQALTKVLCRGRLTALTEEIARARQVQDELRQENQNLSAVIASREAELREAVRSALSSTEDEMRRVGQEIHDSLCQELVGLLRMAENLGSQQSPLMTEQIAYALQVARGISYNLTLHELESQSLPDALALFVSRFNGLPGTLLELNCDADLMTFTQEESRHIYRVIREAVVNAIRHGKARHIWIDLVLEGRQIIVSVSNDGAPLPAASAQVQGMGLKQIMMRANLLDARFTLTTNKLGKTIAELVIPADQLEKDLWARR
- a CDS encoding manganese efflux pump MntP family protein, whose product is MSLIEILLLSIGLAMDAFAVSVTSGIAIKNLRLKHALLIALTFGGFQAVMPVIGWLAGLGLQQVLCNVDHWIAFVLLSIIGGKMIYEAFQLEGAEEADNPLKIAVLLVLGIATSIDALAVGVTFAMIKVAIITPIVLIGSVTFALCLAGVYIGDAFGHFFEKKIEIFGGLVLIGIGLKILIQHLMM
- a CDS encoding HAD-IIIA family hydrolase, with the translated sequence MEPGKLIIFDLDGTLVDSCMDLATAVNLMRAHFGLPALALETIRGFVGNGVKMLVTRALEGTGIDVDDALKVQMPLYLAHAVEKTALYPGVHEGLARLRERGYRLAVATNKPAESCDLILTHLGIFDWFMAVMAAGRCPVLKPAPDMIESLMGSAGVAPENTWVVGDNYTDLEAARRAGANSVFVTYGYGTPGNETPTRRCDTFEALLDII
- a CDS encoding ferritin family protein; amino-acid sequence: MDLNYGLATPMEILQEALKREHAAHDFYASVRDHVKTPLIRELAEGLCEEEQRHIRLIEKQIVKLNLG
- the miaB gene encoding tRNA (N6-isopentenyl adenosine(37)-C2)-methylthiotransferase MiaB; this encodes MMRPSDNRVRTVHIKTYGCQMNERDSEAIGALLVRHGYQLSSSEAEADVILVNTCSIRGKAEEKALGKLRLMAVEKRERPGLMVGAVGCMVQRLGPEILKKVKGLDLAVGTHRLNALPAMIEAVAAGHGPLVDTGEADREAEALAGHLGGSLSAYVNILLGCDRHCAYCIVPTVRGAEWSRPAESVLREVRALAEQGCREITLLGQSVMSYGKKNPVWAEAHRSERGFVEPLPRLLEAVSQVPGIRRIRFTSGHPTGCSAEIARAMGEIPGVCDHLHLPVQSGSDRILKLMRRGYTADDYLAAVRRLRESVPTLALTSDVIVGFPGETQEDFEATRRLMAAAQFDNAFIFKYSPREGTPAADMEDDVSAEEKLRRNHIILADQDVLGEGLNRACIGTTVEVLVEGPSLRNKERWAGRSSTNKITIFDPSEEVRVGDIVSVHIEKVGAQTLYGSLIEVKTS